Genomic window (Chryseobacterium bernardetii):
TATCTTTTAGAGAATCCTGATATTTCTGAAGTTTTCCGGCAACTTCTTCATTACCGCTTCCAATGATTTTAGCTGCTAAGATTCCTGCATTTAATGCTCCGTTCAATGCTACTGTGGCTACCGGAATCCCCCCTGGCATCTGAAGGATTGAAAGCACAGAATCCCATCCATCAATAGAATTACTGGACAAGATCGGAACTCCTATTACAGGAAGTGTTGTACAGCTTGCCACCATTCCCGGAAGATGAGCTGCTCCTCCTGCTCCGGCAATAATCACCTTAAGACCTCTTTCCTGAGCTGTTTTTGCATAATCAAACATTCTTTCCGGTGTCCTGTGTGCTGAAACTACAGTCAGTTCATAAGGAATATCCAGACTTTTAAGGAAATTTGCTGCCTGTTCCATAATTGGCAGATCACTCTGACTGCCCATAATAATACCTACCATCTTCAATTTTTATTAGATCTTCAAAGATAAAAATTAAAATTAAGTTGGGAAACTGAAAGAAAAACTGGTAATTACCATTATTTATTTAAAGTCTGACTCTCCTCATATCATTATTTTTCAACTACTTATTTTATTTTTCAATTAAAAAAGGCTTCCATTGGCTCAAAATTTTCATCTGTACTCTTAAAAATTATAACATCTGTACCCATCTGATATTTTCGAAAGTGGATATATTTGTTTTTACACCACATTAGATTTTGAAAGATTATAAGCTTACTCTGGCCATACTTACTGTTGCCATTGTGTGGGGAACTACATTTTTGTCGATCCGCATTGCAGTGGAAACTATTCCTGCCTGGTTTGTTGCAGGTATCCGCCAACTTCTGGCTTCCGTTATTATGTTTCTGATTCTTGTTTACAGAAAAGAATTTAAATGGATCGGCTGGAAGAACCTTAAATACCAGATCAT
Coding sequences:
- the purE gene encoding 5-(carboxyamino)imidazole ribonucleotide mutase, whose amino-acid sequence is MVGIIMGSQSDLPIMEQAANFLKSLDIPYELTVVSAHRTPERMFDYAKTAQERGLKVIIAGAGGAAHLPGMVASCTTLPVIGVPILSSNSIDGWDSVLSILQMPGGIPVATVALNGALNAGILAAKIIGSGNEEVAGKLQKYQDSLKDKVLGTVEDIKAQHPNHFDK